In one window of Streptomyces roseofulvus DNA:
- the tuf gene encoding elongation factor Tu produces the protein MAKAKFERTKPHVNIGTIGHIDHGKTTLTAAITKVLHDAYPDLNEASAFDQIDKAPEERQRGITISIAHVEYQTESRHYAHVDCPGHADYIKNMITGAAQMDGAILVVAATDGPMPQTKEHVLLARQVGVPYIVVALNKADMVDDEEILELVELEVRELLSEYEFPGDDLPVVRVSALKALEGDKEWGEKLLGLMKAVDESIPQPERDVDKPFLMPIEDVFTITGRGTVVTGRIERGVLKVNETVDIIGIKTEKTTTTVTGIEMFRKLLDEGQAGENVGLLLRGIKREDVERGQVIIKPGSVTPHTSFEAQAYILSKDEGGRHTPFFNNYRPQFYFRTTDVTGVVTLPEGTEMVMPGDNTSMSVELIQPVAMEEGLKFAIREGGRTVGAGQVVKINA, from the coding sequence GTGGCGAAGGCGAAGTTCGAGCGGACTAAGCCGCACGTCAACATCGGCACCATCGGTCACATCGACCACGGTAAGACGACCCTCACGGCCGCCATTACCAAGGTGCTGCACGACGCGTACCCGGACCTGAACGAGGCCTCGGCCTTCGACCAGATCGACAAGGCTCCCGAGGAGCGCCAGCGCGGTATCACGATCTCGATCGCGCACGTCGAGTACCAGACCGAGTCGCGTCACTACGCCCACGTCGACTGCCCCGGTCACGCGGACTACATCAAGAACATGATCACGGGTGCCGCGCAGATGGACGGCGCCATCCTCGTGGTCGCCGCCACCGACGGCCCGATGCCGCAGACCAAGGAGCACGTGCTCCTGGCCCGCCAGGTCGGCGTTCCGTACATCGTCGTCGCCCTGAACAAGGCCGACATGGTGGACGACGAGGAGATCCTGGAGCTCGTCGAGCTCGAGGTCCGTGAGCTCCTCTCCGAGTACGAGTTCCCGGGCGACGACCTGCCGGTCGTCCGCGTCTCCGCGCTCAAGGCCCTCGAGGGCGACAAGGAGTGGGGCGAGAAGCTCCTCGGCCTCATGAAGGCCGTGGACGAGTCCATCCCGCAGCCCGAGCGTGACGTCGACAAGCCGTTCCTGATGCCGATCGAGGACGTCTTCACGATCACCGGTCGTGGCACCGTCGTCACCGGTCGTATCGAGCGTGGTGTCCTCAAGGTCAACGAGACCGTCGACATCATCGGCATCAAGACCGAGAAGACCACCACCACGGTCACCGGCATCGAGATGTTCCGCAAGCTCCTCGACGAGGGCCAGGCCGGTGAGAACGTCGGTCTGCTCCTCCGTGGCATCAAGCGCGAGGACGTCGAGCGCGGCCAGGTCATCATCAAGCCGGGCTCGGTCACGCCGCACACCTCCTTCGAGGCCCAGGCGTACATCCTGTCGAAGGACGAGGGTGGCCGTCACACCCCGTTCTTCAACAACTACCGCCCGCAGTTCTACTTCCGTACCACGGACGTGACCGGCGTCGTGACCCTCCCCGAGGGCACCGAGATGGTCATGCCGGGCGACAACACCTCCATGTCCGTCGAGCTGATCCAGCCCGTCGCCATGGAGGAGGGCCTCAAGTTCGCCATCCGTGAGGGTGGCCGGACCGTCGGCGCCGGCCAGGTCGTCAAGATCAACGCCTGA
- a CDS encoding PIG-L family deacetylase, which produces MPVPAARRASPAADPAPGKPFAGGEPGRALLLQIVAHPDDDLYFMNPDGQRLLDAGVPLVSVYVTAGEHTGVNRVAGMPRTPPDRAAYSSARRQGLRQSYAAALGLPLFTPWRREALALGGGRTAERAVLAHGGRRVELVFLDLPMHTPRRYMALPALWEDRALELSAHRSAGSPVTRPGPYDHDGLVAALTGLLRRYRPTVVHTLDPDPDVQPGDEATRRRNSEQPGYSDHGDHTAAACFGWAALVRWVAEETRAGAPVPVFTATAFRGYYNRHWPKNLPPAVLAGKAARLVPYGGDPSWECGNPSGCGDYGVGGDRPLTNRKGWVRSTHRRWPGPGLALAEEPDGRLAAYGVLGLRAVRRRETSPGMWGEPEDLGGGPLAPALGTAVLPDGRVLLFGVRFAALEGRGGPNRREVVLLEQRSPGGPFLAWRGLGAPDRGADRSRRLGAPVAVAAPDGRVRLYVRNAARGVAERVREPDGGWGPWRALPGDAVVQDGLAVSLDRAGRTHVYAAGAGSVRHWVDGREAPGALPPSGSTVASADGGLYHRAPASARLTGPDGADAGLDGFGEVRAVHSAALGTVLLGTDTAGRPCVRAGGRLRTRVQGPPAVSTALHAGVRGVTVVGLGPDGRLWSWRP; this is translated from the coding sequence GTGCCCGTGCCAGCCGCCCGCCGGGCCTCGCCGGCCGCGGATCCGGCGCCGGGCAAGCCCTTCGCGGGCGGGGAGCCGGGGCGGGCGCTGCTGCTCCAGATCGTCGCGCACCCCGACGACGACCTGTACTTCATGAACCCGGACGGGCAGCGGCTGCTCGACGCCGGGGTGCCGCTCGTCTCCGTGTACGTGACCGCCGGCGAGCACACCGGCGTCAACCGGGTCGCGGGCATGCCGAGGACGCCGCCGGACCGGGCCGCGTACTCCTCCGCCCGCCGCCAGGGCCTGCGGCAGAGCTACGCGGCGGCGCTCGGGCTGCCGCTGTTCACGCCGTGGCGGCGGGAGGCGCTGGCGCTGGGCGGCGGCCGGACGGCCGAGCGGGCGGTCCTCGCGCACGGCGGCCGCCGGGTGGAGCTGGTCTTCCTGGACCTGCCGATGCACACCCCGCGCCGGTACATGGCGCTGCCCGCGCTCTGGGAGGACCGGGCCCTGGAGCTCTCCGCGCACCGCTCGGCGGGCTCGCCGGTGACGCGGCCGGGGCCGTACGACCACGACGGCCTGGTGGCGGCCCTGACCGGGCTGCTGCGCCGCTACCGGCCCACGGTGGTGCACACCCTCGACCCGGACCCGGACGTCCAGCCCGGCGACGAGGCGACCCGCCGCCGGAACTCCGAGCAGCCGGGCTACTCGGACCACGGGGACCACACGGCGGCGGCCTGTTTCGGCTGGGCGGCGCTGGTCCGCTGGGTGGCGGAGGAGACGCGCGCCGGGGCGCCGGTCCCGGTCTTCACGGCGACCGCCTTCCGCGGCTACTACAACCGGCACTGGCCGAAGAACCTGCCGCCCGCCGTGCTGGCGGGGAAGGCGGCCCGGCTGGTGCCGTACGGCGGCGACCCGTCCTGGGAGTGCGGCAACCCGTCCGGCTGCGGCGACTACGGCGTCGGCGGCGACCGTCCGCTGACCAACCGCAAGGGCTGGGTCCGCTCCACCCACCGCCGCTGGCCGGGCCCGGGACTCGCGCTCGCCGAGGAGCCGGACGGGCGGCTCGCCGCGTACGGGGTGCTGGGGCTGCGCGCGGTGCGCCGCCGGGAGACCTCCCCGGGGATGTGGGGCGAGCCGGAGGACCTGGGCGGCGGGCCGCTCGCGCCGGCACTGGGCACGGCGGTGCTCCCGGACGGGCGGGTGCTGCTCTTCGGGGTGCGGTTCGCGGCCCTGGAGGGGCGGGGCGGCCCGAACCGGCGGGAGGTGGTCCTGCTCGAACAGCGCTCCCCCGGCGGCCCGTTCCTGGCCTGGCGCGGACTGGGCGCCCCGGACCGGGGCGCGGACCGCAGCCGCCGGCTGGGCGCCCCGGTGGCGGTGGCGGCTCCGGACGGCCGGGTGCGGCTGTACGTGCGGAACGCGGCGCGGGGCGTCGCCGAGCGGGTCCGTGAGCCGGACGGCGGCTGGGGGCCGTGGCGGGCGCTGCCGGGGGACGCGGTGGTGCAGGACGGTCTTGCCGTCTCGCTGGACCGGGCCGGCCGGACGCACGTGTACGCGGCGGGCGCCGGGTCCGTACGGCACTGGGTGGACGGGCGGGAGGCGCCGGGGGCGCTGCCGCCGTCGGGTTCGACGGTGGCGAGCGCGGACGGCGGGCTCTACCACCGGGCGCCGGCCTCGGCGCGGCTGACGGGCCCGGACGGGGCGGACGCGGGTCTCGACGGCTTCGGGGAGGTACGGGCGGTCCACTCTGCGGCGCTGGGCACGGTGCTGCTGGGGACCGACACCGCGGGGCGGCCGTGCGTGCGGGCCGGCGGCCGGCTGCGGACCCGTGTGCAGGGGCCTCCGGCGGTGTCCACCGCGCTCCACGCGGGCGTCCGCGGGGTGACGGTGGTGGGGCTCGGCCCGGACGGGCGGCTCTGGTCCTGGCGGCCGTAG
- a CDS encoding YciI family protein, whose product MKYVAMIYGNQAKWDAFPAEAWPEAIARQEAFNRKYRETGELLGAYGLADAAAAMLVRREGGAPAVTDGPYLETKEYLASFYLLDCESLERAQAIAADMPFADVDPVELWPVLHESAADV is encoded by the coding sequence ATGAAGTACGTCGCGATGATCTACGGCAACCAGGCCAAGTGGGACGCGTTCCCGGCCGAGGCGTGGCCGGAGGCGATCGCCCGCCAGGAGGCGTTCAACCGGAAGTACCGGGAGACCGGCGAGCTGCTCGGCGCCTACGGGCTCGCCGACGCCGCCGCCGCGATGCTGGTCCGCCGGGAGGGCGGCGCCCCGGCCGTCACCGACGGCCCCTACCTGGAGACCAAGGAGTACCTGGCCAGCTTCTACCTGCTGGACTGCGAGTCCCTGGAGCGCGCCCAGGCGATCGCCGCGGACATGCCCTTCGCGGACGTGGACCCGGTGGAGCTGTGGCCGGTGCTGCACGAGTCCGCGGCGGACGTGTGA
- a CDS encoding RNA polymerase sigma factor, translated as MSEPAGVEELLRASAPRVLGALVRRHGDFYGCEDAVQEALIAAARQWPEQGVPERPGGWLLAVAHRKYVDQVRSEAARRRREDTVALATPAAELLAPAADEAGEEADDSLALLFLCCHRDLSPPSRIALTLRAVGGLTTAQIAAAFLVPEATMAQRISRAKQTVRAAGDALTLPEGEDRTARLAEVRHVLYLVFNEGYTASGGAELTAPELSSEAIRLARLLRRLVPEDTETAGLLALMLLTDARRPARTGPHGELVPLAEQDRTRWDAALIAEGVALISATLPKGRVGPYQIQAAIAAVHDEAESAEATDWPQILALYDLLEQAGPNPMVSLNRAVAVAMVDGPRAGLALLDELAADKRLARHHRLLATRAHLLELAGEPEAAAGAYREAARRTTSAPERRHLSERGRRLG; from the coding sequence GTGAGCGAGCCCGCCGGCGTCGAGGAGCTGCTGCGGGCGAGCGCCCCACGGGTCCTCGGCGCGCTCGTCCGCCGCCACGGCGACTTCTACGGCTGCGAGGACGCCGTCCAGGAGGCGCTGATCGCGGCGGCCCGGCAGTGGCCGGAGCAGGGGGTGCCCGAGCGCCCGGGCGGCTGGCTGCTGGCCGTCGCCCACCGCAAGTACGTCGACCAGGTGCGCAGCGAGGCCGCGCGCCGGCGCCGGGAGGACACGGTCGCGCTGGCCACCCCGGCGGCGGAGCTGCTCGCGCCCGCCGCCGACGAGGCGGGGGAGGAGGCGGACGACTCGCTGGCGCTGCTCTTCCTCTGCTGCCACCGGGACCTGTCGCCGCCGAGCCGGATCGCGCTGACCCTGCGTGCGGTCGGCGGTCTCACCACGGCGCAGATCGCGGCGGCCTTCCTGGTGCCGGAGGCGACGATGGCGCAGCGGATCAGCCGCGCCAAGCAGACCGTCCGGGCGGCCGGGGACGCCCTCACGCTGCCGGAGGGCGAGGACCGCACCGCCCGCCTGGCCGAGGTCCGGCACGTGCTGTACCTGGTCTTCAACGAGGGGTACACGGCGAGCGGCGGCGCGGAGCTGACCGCGCCCGAGCTGTCGTCGGAGGCGATCCGGCTGGCCCGGCTGCTGCGCCGGCTCGTGCCGGAGGACACCGAGACGGCGGGTCTGCTGGCGCTGATGCTGCTCACCGACGCCCGCCGCCCGGCCCGCACGGGTCCGCACGGCGAGCTGGTGCCGCTGGCGGAGCAGGACCGGACCCGCTGGGACGCGGCGCTGATCGCGGAGGGCGTGGCCCTGATCAGCGCCACCCTGCCGAAGGGCCGGGTCGGGCCGTACCAGATCCAGGCGGCGATCGCGGCGGTGCACGACGAGGCGGAGTCGGCGGAGGCGACCGACTGGCCGCAGATCCTCGCCCTGTACGACCTTCTGGAGCAGGCCGGCCCGAACCCGATGGTGTCCCTGAACCGGGCGGTGGCGGTGGCCATGGTGGACGGCCCGCGGGCCGGTCTCGCGCTGCTGGACGAGCTAGCCGCCGACAAGCGGCTGGCCCGCCACCACCGGCTGCTCGCCACCCGCGCCCACCTGCTGGAGCTGGCCGGCGAGCCGGAGGCCGCGGCGGGGGCGTACCGGGAGGCGGCGCGGCGGACGACGAGCGCACCGGAGCGGCGGCACCTGTCGGAGCGGGGCCGGCGGCTGGGCTGA
- the rpsJ gene encoding 30S ribosomal protein S10, producing MAGQKIRIRLKAYDHEVIDSSAKKIVETVTRTGASVAGPVPLPTEKNVYCVIKSPHKYKDSREHFEMRTHKRLIDILDPTPKTVDSLMRLDLPAGVDIEIKL from the coding sequence ATGGCGGGACAGAAGATCCGCATCCGGCTCAAGGCCTACGACCACGAGGTCATCGACTCCTCGGCGAAGAAGATCGTCGAGACGGTGACGCGCACTGGTGCGTCGGTCGCGGGCCCGGTGCCGCTGCCCACTGAGAAGAACGTGTACTGCGTCATCAAGTCGCCGCACAAGTACAAGGACTCGCGCGAGCACTTCGAGATGCGCACGCACAAGCGCCTCATCGACATCCTCGACCCCACGCCGAAGACGGTTGACTCGCTGATGCGTCTCGACCTTCCGGCTGGCGTCGACATCGAGATCAAGCTCTGA
- the rplC gene encoding 50S ribosomal protein L3, producing MAKNIKGILGEKLGMTQVWDENNRVVPVTVVKAGPNVVTQVRTNDVDGYESVQIAFGEIDPRKVNKPLKGHFAKADVTPRRHLVEIRTADASEYTLGQEITAEVFEAGIKVDVTGKSKGKGFAGAMKRHNFRGGKASHGAHRVHRKPGSIGGCATPGRVFKGMRMAGRMGNERVTTQNLTVHAVDAEKGLLLIKGAVPGPNGGLVLVRTAAKGA from the coding sequence ATGGCTAAGAACATCAAGGGCATCCTGGGCGAGAAGCTCGGCATGACGCAGGTCTGGGACGAGAACAACCGGGTCGTCCCGGTGACCGTCGTCAAGGCCGGCCCGAATGTCGTGACCCAGGTGCGTACGAACGACGTCGACGGCTACGAGTCGGTCCAGATCGCCTTCGGCGAGATCGACCCGCGCAAGGTGAACAAGCCCCTCAAGGGCCACTTCGCCAAGGCCGACGTCACCCCGCGCCGTCACCTTGTCGAGATCCGTACCGCTGACGCCAGCGAGTACACCCTCGGCCAGGAGATCACCGCCGAGGTCTTCGAGGCGGGCATCAAGGTCGACGTGACCGGCAAGAGCAAGGGCAAGGGCTTCGCCGGTGCCATGAAGCGCCACAACTTCCGTGGTGGCAAGGCTTCCCACGGTGCCCACCGCGTGCACCGCAAGCCCGGTTCGATCGGTGGCTGCGCCACCCCGGGCCGCGTCTTCAAGGGCATGCGCATGGCCGGCCGCATGGGCAACGAGCGCGTGACCACCCAGAACCTGACCGTTCACGCCGTTGACGCGGAGAAGGGCCTGCTGCTCATCAAGGGCGCGGTTCCTGGTCCGAACGGCGGCCTCGTCCTGGTCCGCACCGCGGCCAAGGGGGCCTGA